The following proteins are encoded in a genomic region of Arthrobacter jiangjiafuii:
- a CDS encoding AMP-binding protein: protein MAAGGDYAQAYARSLDDPEGFWLEAASLVDWDSAPLQALDDSAAPLYRWFPDGRMNTSYNALDRHVAAGRGEADALIYDSAMLGFARTYSYAELLAEVETFAGVLRGLGVERGDRVIIYLPMIPQAVIAMLAAARLGAVHSVVFGGFAPKELAARIDDARPAVVVTASGGLEPRRAVEYLPHVADALAAATHRVNHVVVAARDGFAHTFEDYDGADGTAWHDWDALAAVAAPAGPVSVAATDPLYILYTSGTTGAPKGVVRDNGGHAVALAWSMRNIYDVGPGQVMWTASDVGWVVGHSYIVYAPLIAGATTVLYEGKPVGTPDAGAFWRVAGQHGVDALFTAPTALRAIRKADPEAALMAGSDLSKLRTLFVAGERLDPETFAWAGKALGVPVVDHWWQTETGWAICANPQGLQPLPIKAGSATVPVPGFSLAVVDGEGVEVPAGEEGNIVLRLPLPPGTLATLWGSDDRFRSSYLEIFEGCYTTGDSGYVDRDGYVFIMGRTDDVINVSGHRLSTGAMEQVVAAHPAVAECAVIGVADSLKGQRPCGYVVLKSGSFLGVEELRADLVKLVREAIGPVADFKDVQVVQALPKTRSGKILRKTMRQIADGDAYTVPSTIEDPAVIEALAPLLRPGG, encoded by the coding sequence ATGGCTGCCGGCGGGGATTACGCGCAGGCCTATGCCCGCAGCCTGGACGATCCCGAAGGGTTCTGGCTGGAAGCCGCCTCGCTGGTGGACTGGGACAGCGCACCGCTGCAGGCCCTGGATGATTCCGCCGCACCGCTGTACCGCTGGTTCCCGGACGGCCGGATGAACACCTCCTATAACGCCCTGGACCGGCACGTGGCCGCAGGCAGGGGAGAGGCAGACGCCCTGATCTACGATTCCGCGATGCTCGGTTTCGCCCGGACCTATTCCTACGCAGAGCTGCTCGCCGAGGTGGAGACCTTTGCCGGCGTGCTCCGCGGGCTGGGGGTGGAGCGCGGAGACCGGGTCATCATCTACCTGCCGATGATCCCGCAGGCCGTGATCGCGATGCTCGCCGCCGCCCGGCTCGGTGCCGTGCACTCAGTGGTGTTCGGCGGCTTCGCCCCGAAGGAGCTGGCGGCCCGGATCGACGACGCCCGGCCCGCCGTCGTCGTGACGGCCAGCGGCGGACTGGAGCCGCGGCGCGCTGTCGAGTACCTGCCGCACGTGGCCGATGCGCTCGCCGCCGCCACCCACCGGGTGAACCACGTGGTGGTCGCCGCCCGGGATGGGTTTGCGCACACGTTCGAGGATTACGACGGCGCGGACGGCACCGCGTGGCATGACTGGGATGCGCTCGCCGCCGTCGCGGCACCGGCCGGCCCGGTGTCGGTGGCAGCAACCGATCCGCTGTACATCCTCTACACCTCCGGCACCACCGGCGCGCCCAAAGGAGTGGTGCGGGACAACGGCGGCCACGCCGTGGCACTGGCATGGTCGATGCGCAACATTTACGACGTCGGCCCGGGCCAGGTGATGTGGACCGCCTCCGACGTGGGCTGGGTGGTGGGGCACTCCTACATTGTGTATGCGCCGCTGATAGCCGGTGCCACGACCGTGCTGTACGAGGGCAAGCCGGTGGGCACGCCCGACGCCGGGGCGTTCTGGCGCGTGGCCGGGCAGCACGGGGTCGATGCTCTGTTTACAGCGCCCACGGCACTGCGGGCGATCCGCAAGGCCGATCCGGAGGCCGCCCTGATGGCGGGTTCGGACCTGTCCAAGCTGCGCACCCTCTTTGTTGCCGGGGAGCGGCTGGACCCGGAAACCTTCGCCTGGGCCGGCAAGGCACTGGGTGTGCCGGTGGTGGATCACTGGTGGCAGACCGAAACCGGCTGGGCGATCTGTGCCAACCCGCAGGGCCTTCAACCGCTGCCGATCAAGGCCGGATCCGCCACCGTGCCGGTGCCGGGCTTCTCCCTGGCGGTCGTGGACGGCGAGGGTGTGGAGGTTCCCGCCGGCGAGGAGGGGAACATTGTGCTGAGGCTGCCGCTGCCGCCGGGCACGCTGGCCACGCTGTGGGGCAGTGACGACCGGTTCCGGTCCTCCTACCTGGAGATCTTCGAGGGCTGCTACACCACCGGCGACTCGGGCTATGTGGACCGGGACGGCTACGTGTTCATCATGGGCCGCACCGATGACGTCATCAATGTGTCAGGCCACCGGCTCTCCACCGGCGCCATGGAACAGGTCGTGGCCGCCCATCCGGCGGTGGCGGAGTGCGCCGTGATCGGCGTGGCTGATTCGCTCAAGGGCCAGCGGCCGTGCGGCTACGTGGTGCTGAAGAGCGGGTCGTTCCTGGGTGTGGAGGAGCTCCGCGCGGATCTGGTGAAGCTGGTGCGCGAGGCCATCGGGCCGGTGGCGGACTTCAAGGACGTGCAGGTGGTTCAGGCGCTGCCCAAGACCCGCTCCGGCAAGATCCTGCGCAAGACGATGCGCCAGATCGCCGACGGCGATGCCTACACCGTGCCCTCGACCATTGAGGATCCCGCGGTCATCGAGGCCCTGGCGCCGCTGCTGCGGCCGGGCGGATAG
- a CDS encoding GntR family transcriptional regulator, whose amino-acid sequence MRASDRAYRALREDIVTGQLPPGTVLGEVEQSQRLGISRTPLREALSRLTADGLTAPHSGRGVVVTQISPDTVAELFELRQALECKAASLAASRGEPGVFQELRREFENAAELIVQDGSDPSRSGYYALVARLDEAIDTAAANAYLAQALANVRLHLARVRRLAKDNPERLLATAGEHATIAAAIAARDPALAAAATSVHLHKSLEHFLAATSPPG is encoded by the coding sequence ATGAGGGCCAGCGACCGCGCCTACCGGGCGCTCCGCGAAGACATTGTCACCGGACAGCTCCCGCCGGGAACCGTGCTGGGCGAGGTGGAACAGTCCCAGCGGCTGGGCATCTCCCGGACTCCGCTGCGCGAGGCCCTGAGCCGGCTCACCGCGGACGGGCTCACTGCACCGCACAGTGGACGCGGCGTCGTCGTCACGCAAATCTCCCCGGATACTGTGGCCGAGCTGTTCGAACTCCGCCAGGCCCTGGAATGCAAGGCTGCTTCCCTCGCCGCCAGCCGCGGCGAACCGGGCGTTTTCCAGGAGCTGCGGCGGGAATTCGAAAACGCAGCCGAGCTGATCGTGCAGGACGGAAGCGATCCCTCTCGCTCGGGCTACTACGCGCTGGTGGCCCGCCTGGACGAGGCGATCGACACCGCTGCGGCCAACGCCTACCTCGCCCAGGCCCTGGCCAACGTCCGGCTGCATCTGGCCCGCGTCCGCCGGCTGGCCAAGGACAACCCCGAGCGGCTGCTCGCCACCGCCGGAGAACACGCCACGATTGCCGCGGCCATTGCCGCCCGTGATCCCGCACTGGCCGCCGCAGCCACCTCGGTCCATCTGCACAAGAGCCTGGAGCACTTCCTCGCCGCCACTTCTCCGCCGGGCTGA
- a CDS encoding bifunctional 2-methylcitrate synthase/citrate synthase → MTDEQIHKGLAGVLVDTTKISKVNPETNSLLYRGYPVQELAAHCSFEEVAYLLWNGELPTTDELAEFTDGERSQRALSPELKAVIDALPLTCHPMDVCRTAASVLGAQHEQADDSSLQANMEKSVSLFAAMPAVVAYDQRRRRGEDVVEPRDDLDYSANFLWMTFGEEAAPEVVEAFNVSMILYAEHSFNASTFTGRVITSTLSDLHSAVTGAIGALKGPLHGGANEAVMHTFEEIISSAGEGDVAEHAAGWLDAALADKKKIMGFGHRVYKNGDSRVPTMKASMDKMVKHYDRADLGELYTALESAMGERKNILPNLDYPAGPVYHLMGFDTPTFTPLFVAARITGWTAHIMEQLEANSLIRPLSAYDGTEERHLG, encoded by the coding sequence ATGACCGATGAGCAGATCCACAAGGGACTGGCCGGTGTCCTCGTCGACACCACCAAGATCTCCAAGGTCAACCCTGAGACCAACTCGCTGCTGTACCGCGGCTACCCCGTCCAGGAACTGGCAGCTCACTGCAGTTTCGAAGAGGTCGCGTACCTGCTGTGGAACGGCGAACTGCCCACCACGGATGAGCTGGCCGAATTCACCGACGGCGAGCGGTCCCAGCGCGCGCTCTCCCCTGAGCTGAAGGCCGTCATCGACGCCCTTCCGCTGACCTGCCATCCGATGGATGTCTGCCGCACCGCGGCGTCTGTCCTTGGCGCCCAGCACGAACAGGCCGATGATTCCTCGCTGCAGGCCAACATGGAAAAGTCGGTCAGCCTGTTCGCCGCCATGCCCGCCGTCGTCGCCTACGACCAGCGCCGCCGGCGCGGCGAGGACGTCGTGGAGCCCCGGGATGACCTGGACTACTCGGCGAACTTCCTCTGGATGACATTCGGTGAGGAAGCCGCCCCCGAGGTGGTGGAGGCGTTCAACGTGTCGATGATCCTGTATGCGGAGCACTCGTTCAACGCTTCCACGTTCACCGGCCGGGTCATCACGTCCACCCTGTCGGACCTGCATTCGGCCGTGACCGGTGCCATCGGCGCGCTGAAGGGACCGCTGCACGGCGGTGCCAACGAGGCAGTGATGCACACGTTCGAGGAGATCATCTCCAGTGCCGGCGAGGGCGACGTCGCCGAACATGCCGCGGGCTGGCTGGATGCCGCGCTGGCGGACAAGAAGAAGATCATGGGCTTCGGCCACCGCGTGTACAAGAACGGCGACTCGCGGGTGCCCACCATGAAGGCCTCGATGGACAAGATGGTCAAGCACTATGACCGTGCCGACCTGGGCGAGCTGTACACGGCACTGGAATCGGCCATGGGTGAGCGCAAGAACATCCTGCCGAACCTGGACTACCCGGCCGGACCGGTCTACCACCTGATGGGCTTTGACACCCCCACGTTCACTCCCCTGTTCGTGGCAGCCCGGATCACCGGCTGGACCGCGCACATCATGGAGCAGCTGGAGGCCAACTCCCTGATCCGTCCCCTCAGCGCCTACGACGGCACGGAGGAACGGCACCTGGGCTAA
- the prpB gene encoding methylisocitrate lyase: MLYSSVSPEAKRIAFREGLASGTLQQFPGAFNPLSARLIEEKGFDGVYISGAVLANDLGLPDIGLTTLTEVATRAGQIARMTDLPAIVDADTGFGEPMNVARSIQELENAGLAGCHIEDQFNPKRCGHLDGKNVVDLDTATKRIRAAADARRDPNFLIMARTDIRAVDGLEAAQDRARALVDAGADAIFPEAMKSLEEFAAMRAAVDVPILANMTEFGKSDLFTYEELASVGVNMVIYPVTLLRSAMGAAERTLDTIKAKGTQQEDVPNMLTRARLYDLVDYEAYNRFDTSVFNFQVPGQH; the protein is encoded by the coding sequence ATGCTGTATTCCTCCGTATCCCCCGAAGCCAAGCGGATCGCCTTCCGTGAAGGCCTGGCCTCCGGCACCCTGCAGCAGTTCCCGGGCGCCTTCAACCCGCTCTCGGCCCGCCTGATCGAGGAAAAGGGGTTCGACGGCGTTTACATCTCCGGCGCTGTCCTGGCCAACGACCTGGGCCTGCCCGACATCGGCCTGACCACGCTGACCGAGGTGGCCACCCGGGCCGGGCAGATCGCCCGGATGACGGACCTGCCCGCGATCGTGGATGCCGACACCGGCTTCGGCGAGCCGATGAACGTGGCCCGCTCCATCCAGGAACTGGAAAACGCCGGCCTGGCCGGCTGCCACATTGAGGACCAGTTCAACCCCAAGCGCTGCGGCCATCTGGACGGCAAGAACGTCGTCGACCTGGACACCGCCACCAAGCGGATCCGCGCCGCTGCCGACGCCCGCCGTGACCCGAACTTCCTCATCATGGCCCGCACCGACATCCGCGCCGTGGACGGACTCGAAGCCGCCCAGGACCGTGCCCGGGCACTGGTCGACGCCGGAGCCGACGCCATCTTCCCCGAGGCGATGAAGTCGCTGGAGGAATTCGCCGCGATGCGCGCCGCCGTCGACGTCCCGATCCTGGCCAACATGACCGAGTTCGGCAAGAGCGACCTGTTCACGTACGAGGAACTGGCTTCGGTCGGCGTGAACATGGTGATCTACCCCGTCACCCTGCTGCGCAGTGCCATGGGCGCCGCGGAGCGCACCCTGGACACCATCAAGGCCAAGGGCACCCAGCAGGAAGATGTGCCGAACATGCTGACGCGTGCACGTTTGTACGATCTGGTGGATTATGAAGCCTATAACCGCTTCGATACCTCCGTGTTCAACTTCCAGGTCCCGGGCCAGCACTAA
- a CDS encoding GNAT family N-acetyltransferase → MRTLVLPDAIHHSSWLECAAEFDGAHRDGAGGEDWSLADLKDPAAFRAFVAELLAAALPETVQKPGYVPCTYLWITDGQAVVGSLAIRHELNDFLFNEGGHIGYSVRPSARRRGHAARALKEAVPIARALKISPLLLTCDEDNPGSRATIEKNGGVLEDVRNGKRRYWIPTE, encoded by the coding sequence ATGAGAACTCTTGTGCTGCCGGACGCGATCCACCACTCGTCCTGGCTGGAATGCGCCGCTGAATTCGACGGCGCCCACCGTGATGGTGCGGGCGGCGAGGACTGGTCCCTGGCGGACCTCAAGGATCCCGCCGCCTTCCGGGCATTTGTCGCCGAGCTCCTCGCCGCTGCCCTTCCCGAAACCGTACAGAAGCCCGGCTACGTTCCCTGCACCTATCTCTGGATTACCGATGGGCAGGCCGTTGTCGGGTCACTCGCCATCCGGCACGAACTGAACGACTTCCTCTTCAACGAGGGAGGCCATATCGGCTACAGCGTTCGCCCCTCGGCCCGCCGCCGCGGGCACGCCGCCCGGGCGTTGAAGGAGGCGGTGCCCATCGCCCGGGCGCTGAAAATATCCCCGCTCCTGCTCACCTGCGATGAAGACAACCCCGGCTCCCGGGCAACCATCGAAAAGAACGGCGGCGTCCTCGAGGACGTCCGGAACGGCAAGCGCCGCTACTGGATTCCCACCGAATAG
- a CDS encoding MmgE/PrpD family protein, with translation MNLHKVRVHRSDENLAREDQLAYKIAEVAADPVAVTDEVTDMVINRIIDNASVAIASLNRAPIVAARTQALSFSPSANGNGSAVFGVGQKTSPEWAAWANGVAVRELDYHDTFLAAEYSHPGDNIPPLLAVAQHTGASGADLIRGIATGYEIQVDLVKAICLHKHKIDHVAHLGPSAAAGIGTLLGLDVDTIFQAVGQALHTTTATRQSRKGEISTWKAHAPAFAGKMAVEAVDRAMRGQTSPTPIYEGEDGVIAWMLDGPDAAYEVPLPEAGEAKRAILDTYTKEHSAEYQAQAWIDLARKIHREHPEAADTANVASVLIATSHHTHYVIGSGANDPQKYDPTASRETLDHSIPYIFTVALQDGAWHHVDSYAPERAGRPDTVELWHKVTTVEDPEWTRRYHSLDISEKAFGGKVTIVLTDGTVITDEIAVADAHPLGAKPFARAEYINKFRTLAAGLVSEEEIERFLSTVQRLPELAAGELDALNITAADGVIDPANAPKGLF, from the coding sequence ATGAATCTCCACAAGGTGCGGGTCCACCGCAGCGACGAGAACCTGGCCCGCGAAGACCAGCTGGCCTACAAGATTGCCGAGGTCGCCGCCGATCCCGTTGCCGTGACCGACGAGGTCACCGACATGGTCATCAACCGCATCATCGACAACGCCTCGGTCGCCATTGCCTCCCTGAACCGCGCGCCCATCGTTGCCGCGCGCACCCAGGCCTTGTCCTTCTCCCCCTCCGCCAACGGCAACGGCTCGGCCGTCTTCGGCGTGGGGCAGAAGACCTCCCCGGAGTGGGCCGCCTGGGCCAACGGCGTGGCCGTGCGGGAACTGGACTACCACGACACCTTCCTGGCTGCGGAGTACTCCCACCCCGGCGACAACATCCCGCCGCTGCTCGCCGTCGCGCAGCACACCGGTGCCTCCGGCGCCGACCTGATCCGCGGCATCGCCACCGGCTACGAGATCCAGGTGGACCTGGTCAAGGCCATCTGCCTGCACAAGCACAAGATCGACCATGTGGCACACCTCGGCCCGTCCGCCGCAGCCGGCATCGGCACCCTGCTGGGCCTCGACGTCGACACCATCTTCCAGGCCGTCGGCCAGGCCCTGCACACCACCACCGCCACCCGGCAGTCCCGGAAGGGTGAAATCTCCACCTGGAAGGCACACGCTCCGGCCTTCGCCGGCAAGATGGCCGTCGAAGCCGTGGACCGTGCGATGCGCGGGCAGACCTCCCCCACCCCGATCTATGAGGGTGAAGACGGCGTTATCGCCTGGATGCTGGACGGCCCCGACGCCGCCTACGAAGTGCCGCTGCCCGAGGCCGGCGAAGCCAAGCGCGCCATCCTGGACACCTACACCAAGGAACACTCCGCCGAGTACCAGGCCCAGGCCTGGATCGACCTGGCCCGGAAGATCCACCGCGAACACCCCGAGGCCGCCGACACCGCCAACGTGGCTTCCGTGCTGATCGCCACCTCGCACCACACCCACTATGTGATCGGCTCCGGCGCCAACGATCCGCAGAAGTACGATCCCACGGCCTCGCGCGAAACCCTGGACCACTCCATTCCGTACATCTTCACCGTCGCCCTGCAGGACGGCGCCTGGCACCACGTGGACTCCTACGCCCCCGAGCGCGCCGGCCGCCCCGACACAGTTGAACTGTGGCACAAGGTCACCACCGTGGAGGATCCGGAATGGACCCGCCGTTACCACTCGCTGGACATCAGCGAAAAGGCCTTCGGCGGCAAGGTGACGATCGTGCTGACCGACGGCACCGTCATCACCGACGAAATCGCCGTTGCCGACGCGCATCCCCTCGGCGCCAAGCCGTTTGCCCGCGCCGAATACATCAACAAGTTCCGCACCCTGGCCGCCGGCCTGGTCTCCGAGGAAGAGATCGAGCGCTTCCTCAGCACCGTCCAGCGCCTGCCCGAACTGGCCGCCGGTGAGCTGGATGCCCTGAACATCACCGCGGCCGACGGCGTCATCGACCCGGCCAACGCCCCGAAGGGACTCTTCTAA
- the xerD gene encoding site-specific tyrosine recombinase XerD → MAKGPSAADELRSTAVGRAIGGYLQHMAVERGLAVNTLDAYRRDLLRYARFLASRGADDVARITRHDVTAFAQSIVEGSDGASALSVRSAARTVVAVRGLHKFWALEGLTTADPAADVHPPLPGKRLPKAISVNEVTRILDAISTETPTGLRDKALLEFLYSTGARISEAVGLDIDDLSLERIPANGPDVVRLFGKGSKERLVPLGSYAARALDEYLVRGRPAASVKGKGTPALFLNARGGRLSRQSAWTILKNAAEKAQIGRDVSPHTLRHSFATHLLEGGADVRVVQELLGHASVTTTQVYTLVTAETLREVYAAAHPRAL, encoded by the coding sequence GTGGCCAAGGGGCCGTCCGCAGCGGATGAACTGCGCTCCACCGCCGTTGGCCGCGCCATTGGCGGCTACCTCCAGCACATGGCCGTGGAACGCGGCCTGGCCGTGAACACCTTGGACGCCTACCGCCGCGACCTGCTGCGCTACGCCCGGTTCCTGGCCTCCCGCGGCGCGGACGACGTCGCGCGCATCACCCGGCACGACGTCACCGCCTTCGCCCAGTCGATAGTCGAGGGTTCCGACGGCGCCTCCGCCCTGAGCGTGCGCTCCGCCGCCCGCACCGTCGTCGCCGTCCGGGGCCTGCACAAGTTCTGGGCACTGGAGGGCCTGACCACAGCCGACCCTGCCGCCGACGTCCATCCGCCGCTGCCCGGCAAGCGGTTGCCCAAGGCCATCAGCGTCAACGAGGTCACCCGGATCCTGGATGCGATTTCCACCGAGACGCCCACCGGTCTGCGGGATAAGGCGCTGCTGGAGTTCCTCTACTCCACCGGGGCACGCATCAGCGAGGCCGTGGGCCTGGACATCGACGACCTGTCCCTGGAACGGATTCCCGCCAATGGCCCCGATGTGGTGCGGCTGTTCGGTAAGGGCTCCAAGGAGCGCCTGGTGCCGCTGGGCTCCTACGCTGCCCGCGCACTGGACGAGTACCTGGTCCGCGGCCGGCCTGCAGCCTCCGTGAAGGGCAAGGGCACCCCGGCACTGTTCCTGAATGCGCGCGGCGGACGCCTCAGCCGGCAGAGCGCCTGGACCATCCTGAAGAATGCGGCAGAGAAGGCCCAGATTGGCCGCGACGTGTCCCCGCATACGCTGCGCCACTCCTTTGCCACGCACCTGCTCGAAGGCGGCGCCGATGTCCGTGTGGTGCAGGAACTGCTGGGGCACGCCTCCGTGACCACCACCCAGGTCTACACGCTGGTGACCGCCGAAACGCTGCGCGAGGTCTACGCCGCCGCGCACCCGCGGGCGCTGTGA
- a CDS encoding 8-oxo-dGTP diphosphatase, producing the protein MTSDEAATGIPAPPTRAVPVVLCFLMRGIPERGAEVLMGLKQTGFGIGRIVTLGGHVEPGETPAQAAVREVFEESGVTVAEAALEQAGTIEFIFPARPEWDMSTVVYRAWSWDGEPAPSAEIIPAWYPVDKVPYARMWPDSAHWMPEVLAGRTFSAVVTLAADNESVASVVFS; encoded by the coding sequence GTGACCTCGGACGAGGCAGCCACCGGTATCCCGGCCCCGCCCACGCGGGCCGTACCCGTGGTGCTCTGCTTTCTGATGCGCGGGATCCCGGAGCGCGGCGCCGAGGTCCTGATGGGGCTGAAGCAGACCGGCTTCGGAATCGGCCGGATCGTCACCCTCGGCGGGCATGTGGAACCGGGGGAGACCCCGGCCCAGGCAGCCGTGCGGGAAGTCTTCGAGGAATCCGGCGTCACCGTGGCCGAAGCAGCCCTTGAGCAGGCCGGCACCATTGAATTCATCTTCCCGGCCCGCCCGGAATGGGACATGTCCACCGTGGTTTACCGGGCATGGAGCTGGGACGGGGAGCCTGCGCCGTCGGCCGAGATCATTCCAGCCTGGTACCCGGTGGATAAGGTGCCGTACGCCCGGATGTGGCCCGACTCCGCGCACTGGATGCCCGAGGTGCTCGCCGGACGGACCTTCTCCGCCGTCGTCACCCTGGCCGCTGACAACGAAAGTGTTGCCAGCGTCGTCTTTTCCTAG
- a CDS encoding NUDIX domain-containing protein, which produces MSETRGFADAQSPRRLLSSSVEYTGRVWDVVSEKFQLTDDGEPLVRDYIRHPGAVAILALNDDGQVLLINQYRHPVRMTLWEIPAGLLDIDGEDFQVGAARELAEEADIQATEWNVLTDLFLSPGSSREALRIYLARGITEVPEADRHERTHEEAEISTMWVDLDDAVEAALQGRLHSPSAVAGILAAAAARPSGFANLRPADAPWPEHHSQHPTWPQGPVL; this is translated from the coding sequence ATGAGCGAGACCAGAGGGTTCGCCGACGCCCAGAGTCCCCGCCGCCTGTTGAGTTCCTCCGTGGAATACACCGGGCGCGTCTGGGACGTGGTCAGTGAGAAGTTCCAACTGACCGACGACGGCGAACCCCTGGTCCGCGACTACATCCGTCACCCCGGTGCGGTAGCCATCCTGGCACTGAACGACGACGGCCAGGTGCTGCTGATCAACCAGTACCGGCATCCGGTGCGGATGACCCTGTGGGAAATCCCCGCCGGACTGCTGGACATCGACGGCGAAGACTTCCAGGTGGGTGCCGCCCGCGAGTTGGCCGAAGAAGCCGACATCCAGGCAACCGAGTGGAACGTCCTGACCGATTTGTTCCTCTCGCCGGGTTCCTCGCGGGAGGCCCTGCGCATCTATCTGGCGCGCGGCATCACCGAGGTCCCCGAAGCGGACCGCCATGAGCGCACCCACGAGGAAGCTGAAATCTCCACCATGTGGGTGGACCTCGACGACGCCGTGGAAGCGGCGCTCCAGGGCCGGCTGCACAGTCCGTCCGCCGTCGCCGGAATCCTGGCCGCAGCGGCAGCCCGTCCCTCGGGCTTCGCGAACCTGCGCCCGGCAGATGCTCCCTGGCCCGAACACCACTCCCAGCACCCGACCTGGCCGCAGGGCCCCGTTCTTTAG
- a CDS encoding MBL fold metallo-hydrolase: MTSSEGSSLVSPMDGLLTTPASRLPYQQNVLLRSYVLERPQGNVIVYNSPGVSESAASILALGKPIRLLVNHFHEAMYGQPGLDVPVWIHREDQSEVSASLDVAGVFTNRQMIDDDLEVIPTPGHTAGTTSYLWDNGTHRYLFTGDFIWIEDGQWKAVVLDPGLRSDYLDSLALVCSLDFDVLVPWGATEGGPTCAQVAGPAEKHARIGAIIDRVRAGGTR; this comes from the coding sequence GTGACCTCCAGTGAAGGCTCTTCCCTGGTCTCACCGATGGACGGACTCCTCACCACCCCGGCATCCCGGCTCCCCTACCAGCAGAACGTGCTGCTGCGCTCTTACGTTCTCGAGCGCCCGCAGGGCAACGTGATCGTGTACAACTCCCCCGGCGTGAGCGAGTCCGCCGCGTCGATCCTCGCCCTCGGCAAACCCATCCGCCTTCTGGTTAATCACTTCCACGAAGCGATGTACGGCCAGCCGGGACTGGACGTGCCCGTCTGGATTCACCGAGAGGACCAATCCGAGGTCTCGGCGTCACTGGACGTTGCGGGCGTTTTCACCAACCGGCAGATGATCGACGACGACCTCGAAGTCATCCCCACCCCCGGGCATACGGCCGGAACGACTTCCTACCTCTGGGATAACGGCACACACCGCTATCTCTTCACCGGGGATTTCATCTGGATCGAAGACGGCCAGTGGAAGGCGGTTGTCCTGGACCCGGGGCTGCGCAGCGACTACCTCGACAGCCTCGCGCTCGTCTGCAGTCTCGATTTCGATGTCCTGGTGCCCTGGGGGGCCACCGAAGGAGGCCCCACCTGCGCCCAAGTCGCCGGGCCTGCGGAGAAGCACGCCCGCATCGGCGCGATCATCGACCGGGTGAGGGCCGGCGGGACCCGCTAG